The nucleotide window CCATGCGCGTGGGTTTGGAGGGACCGGCCAAAAGCCTCCCGTTTCCGGTGACGATGAAACCTGCAAATGACGGGTTTGACCGCGAGTTCCGACACTCAAAGCCGAAAACGATACAGGCGGCATCTCCCTAGGTCCGCCAATGAGCAGCCTTTCGGGGGAGTGGCGCGAGGCCATCGACGACGTCGACGCAGCGATCATCGACGGCTACCAGAGCGGTGTGCCCATCGAGGAACGCCCGTTCCGTCGCATCGGGTCGGACCTCGACATCGACGAGACGGACGCACTTGAGCGAGTCCGTCGACTGCGCGAATCGGGCATCGTCCGCCGGTTCGGCGCCGTCCTCAACCCGCCAGTGATCGGGTCGTCGACATTGGCCGCCGTACAGGCACCCGAGGATCGATTCGACGAGATTGCGGCGATCATCAACGAGTACCGGCAGGTCAACCACAACTACGCCCGCGATCACGAGTGGAACATGTGGTTCGTCGTCACCGCCGGCTCCCGGGAACGGCGCGACGAGATCCTCGCCGAGATCGAAGCGCGAACCGGCTGTGCCGTCCTCAACCTGCCGATGCTGACCGACTACTACATCAACCTCGAGTTCCCCGTCGTCAACAGCGATCGGTTCGCCCGGGAGAGTACGAATCACCAGTCCGCGGACGCGATGACCGGTGACGCCATGGGCCGATCCGTCGACGACGGCACCGACGCCTCGGCGACCCACATCAGCGAGGAGGCGACCGGTGACCTCTCCGCGTTCGAGGCCGACCTCCTACTTGCGATTCAGGACGGCTTCCCGCTCTCGAAAACGCCCTATCGGGAGATCGCCGACGAGCTCGAGGTGGACGTCGACGATGTCCTCGAGGCGATCGAGCGACTCACGGAAGCCGGCTGTATCAAGCGCATCGGCTGCGTCGTCAACCACGTCGTCACCGGCTTCGACTCGAACTGTATGGTCGTCTGGGACGTCCCGGACGACCAGTTAGACGAGAGGGGTCAGCGGGCAGGTGGCCTCCCCTACGTCACGCTCTGCTACCACCGTCCCCGACGTCCCGAGCAGGACTGGTCGTACAACCTGTTTACCATGATCCACGGCCGCGACGCCGACGCCGTCGACGCCAAAATCGACGAACTCGCGTCCGAGTATCTCCCCGTCGAACACCAGCGACTCTACTCCACGGAAACACTGAAGCAGACAGGGGCACGCTACGAAGATCTGGTCGGCAACTGACTATCCGGCATACCACTCGAGCGACGACGAGACGGGGCGTACGCTTATCGACTTCGGCGGTGTCACTCGCCGTGTGACTGACACGACGGCGACGGAGTCGGCAGCCACCCCCTATCGCGGTGCGCCGTCGCGAGACAAGTTGCTCGAGATCGCCAGATACTTCCTGTTTATCGGTATCGTCGGCTTCGGTGGTCCGCTCGTCCACATCGCGATGATGGAGTCCGACCTCGTCGGCGAGGACAGCCGCGAGTGGACGGACGAGTCGACGTTCATGGAGGGGCTCGCGATCTGTAACACCCTCCCCGGGCCTGCCTCGACACAGCTGGGGATCTTCATGGGCTGGATCTACGCCGGCAATCCCGGCGCGGTCGTCGCCGGCTTCTTCTTCATGCTGCCGACGTTCGTCATCGTCGTCTTGTTCTCGTGGCTCTATTTCGCCTATCAGGCGGTGCCGTCG belongs to Natronorubrum aibiense and includes:
- the ahbB gene encoding siroheme decarboxylase subunit beta translates to MSSLSGEWREAIDDVDAAIIDGYQSGVPIEERPFRRIGSDLDIDETDALERVRRLRESGIVRRFGAVLNPPVIGSSTLAAVQAPEDRFDEIAAIINEYRQVNHNYARDHEWNMWFVVTAGSRERRDEILAEIEARTGCAVLNLPMLTDYYINLEFPVVNSDRFARESTNHQSADAMTGDAMGRSVDDGTDASATHISEEATGDLSAFEADLLLAIQDGFPLSKTPYREIADELEVDVDDVLEAIERLTEAGCIKRIGCVVNHVVTGFDSNCMVVWDVPDDQLDERGQRAGGLPYVTLCYHRPRRPEQDWSYNLFTMIHGRDADAVDAKIDELASEYLPVEHQRLYSTETLKQTGARYEDLVGN